One Vibrio sp. 16 genomic window carries:
- the plsY gene encoding glycerol-3-phosphate 1-O-acyltransferase PlsY has translation MTPLALVMIIIAYLLGSISSAVLICRMLRLPDPRKMGSNNPGATNVLRIGGKKAAAAVLLCDMLKGTIPVWSGFFLGIDPVILGVIAIAACLGHMYPLFFHFKGGKGVATALGAIAPIGLDFTAMVIATWLAVALVFRYSSLAAIVTVLLAPLYTWMIKPQYTLPVAMLCCLIVFRHHQNIRRLLDGSEPKIGEKKQQLNKASQ, from the coding sequence ATGACACCACTAGCACTTGTTATGATCATCATTGCCTACTTATTAGGCTCGATATCGAGTGCCGTTTTGATCTGCCGAATGCTTCGTCTTCCTGATCCTCGTAAAATGGGATCCAACAATCCTGGAGCGACAAATGTATTGCGCATCGGGGGGAAAAAAGCCGCCGCCGCAGTTCTGCTTTGTGACATGTTAAAGGGAACCATTCCTGTCTGGAGTGGTTTTTTCTTGGGTATCGACCCTGTGATTTTAGGTGTCATCGCGATTGCGGCTTGTTTAGGTCACATGTATCCGCTTTTCTTTCATTTTAAAGGCGGAAAAGGGGTTGCTACAGCGCTTGGAGCTATCGCGCCGATAGGTTTAGATTTTACCGCTATGGTAATCGCCACTTGGTTAGCGGTCGCACTGGTTTTTCGCTACTCGTCGCTCGCGGCCATTGTCACCGTGTTACTCGCTCCTCTCTACACTTGGATGATCAAGCCCCAATACACCTTACCCGTGGCGATGTTGTGTTGTCTGATTGTATTTAGACATCACCAAAATATCCGTCGGTTGCTAGATGGATCTGAACCCAAAATTGGCGAGAAGAAACAACAATTAAATAAGGCCTCGCAATGA
- the rpoD gene encoding RNA polymerase sigma factor RpoD yields the protein MDQNPQSQLKQLVIKGKEQGYLTYAEVNDHLPAEIVDSEQVEDIIQMINDMGIRVVETAPDADDLALNDDETITDEDAAEAAAAALSSVENEIGRTTDPVRMYMREMGTVELLTREGEIDIAKRIEDGINQVQNAVAEYPGTIPYILEQFDKVQAEELRLTDLITGFVDPDADETAAPTATHIGSELAESDLEDEDAEDADEEDEESEDEESEEEDTGIDPEFALEKFTALRNTFQNYQLACNEYGSESPKATVAHEMVIDVFKEFRLTPKQFDYLVDELRTSMERVRTQERLIMKASVEYGKMPKKSFIALFSGNESSDAWLDEILASDKPYADKIRRSEDDIRRSIAKLKIIEEETSLTVQNIKDISRRMSIGEAKARRAKKEMVEANLRLVISIAKKYTNRGLQFLDLIQEGNIGLMKAVDKFEYRRGYKFSTYATWWIRQAITRSIADQARTIRIPVHMIETINKLNRISRQMLQEMGREPLPEELAERMQMPEDKIRKVLKIAKEPISMETPIGDDEDSHLGDFIEDTTLELPLDSATAGSLKVATKDVLAGLTPREAKVLRMRFGIDMNTDHTLEEVGKQFDVTRERIRQIEAKALRKLRHPSRSETLRSFLDE from the coding sequence ATGGATCAAAATCCGCAGTCACAGCTAAAGCAACTTGTCATTAAAGGCAAGGAACAAGGCTATCTGACCTACGCAGAAGTAAACGACCACCTACCAGCAGAAATCGTAGATTCTGAGCAGGTAGAAGATATCATTCAGATGATCAATGACATGGGTATCCGTGTTGTTGAGACCGCGCCTGATGCGGATGATCTTGCGCTGAATGACGATGAAACCATCACCGATGAAGATGCAGCAGAAGCTGCAGCAGCGGCACTTTCAAGCGTTGAAAACGAGATTGGCCGCACTACAGACCCAGTACGTATGTACATGCGTGAAATGGGTACTGTGGAGCTTCTTACTCGTGAAGGTGAGATCGATATCGCGAAGCGCATTGAAGATGGTATTAACCAAGTTCAAAACGCTGTCGCAGAATATCCTGGCACTATCCCGTACATTCTCGAGCAGTTTGACAAAGTTCAGGCAGAAGAACTTCGTCTGACTGACCTGATCACAGGCTTCGTAGACCCAGATGCCGATGAAACCGCAGCCCCTACTGCAACGCACATCGGTTCTGAGCTCGCTGAATCTGATCTCGAAGATGAAGACGCTGAAGATGCGGATGAAGAAGACGAAGAGTCTGAAGACGAAGAGTCCGAAGAAGAAGATACAGGCATCGACCCTGAATTTGCTCTAGAGAAATTCACAGCACTTCGTAATACGTTCCAAAATTACCAACTTGCGTGCAACGAGTACGGAAGTGAAAGCCCGAAAGCAACCGTTGCTCACGAAATGGTCATTGACGTATTCAAAGAATTCCGTCTAACACCAAAGCAATTTGACTACCTTGTTGACGAACTACGCACCTCAATGGAACGTGTACGCACTCAAGAGCGTCTAATCATGAAGGCTTCGGTTGAATACGGCAAAATGCCTAAGAAATCGTTCATTGCCCTATTTAGTGGTAACGAATCAAGTGACGCTTGGTTAGATGAAATTCTTGCATCAGATAAACCGTATGCAGATAAAATCCGTCGTAGCGAAGACGACATTCGTCGCTCAATCGCTAAGCTGAAGATCATTGAAGAAGAGACGTCACTGACGGTTCAAAACATCAAAGATATCAGCCGTCGTATGTCGATTGGTGAAGCGAAAGCTCGCCGCGCGAAGAAAGAGATGGTAGAAGCGAACTTACGTCTTGTAATCTCTATCGCGAAGAAATACACCAACCGTGGTCTACAGTTCTTGGATCTAATCCAAGAAGGTAACATCGGTCTGATGAAAGCGGTTGATAAGTTTGAATACCGTCGTGGTTACAAGTTCTCGACTTACGCAACGTGGTGGATCCGTCAGGCAATCACACGCTCGATTGCAGACCAAGCACGTACGATTCGTATTCCGGTACACATGATCGAAACGATCAACAAGCTAAACCGTATCTCTCGTCAAATGCTACAAGAGATGGGTCGTGAACCGCTACCGGAAGAACTGGCTGAGCGCATGCAAATGCCAGAAGACAAGATCCGTAAAGTACTAAAGATCGCGAAAGAGCCAATCTCAATGGAGACACCAATCGGTGACGACGAAGATTCGCATCTAGGTGATTTCATCGAAGATACAACGCTTGAGCTACCGCTAGATTCTGCGACTGCAGGCAGCCTAAAAGTAGCGACTAAAGACGTTCTTGCTGGTCTTACTCCGCGTGAAGCGAAAGTTCTTCGTATGCGTTTCGGTATTGATATGAATACTGACCACACTCTTGAAGAAGTGGGTAAGCAGTTTGACGTTACACGTGAACGTATCCGTCAGATCGAAGCGAAAGCACTACGTAAACTTCGTCACCCTAGCCGCTCAGAAACTCTGCGCAGCTTCCTAGACGAATAA
- the folB gene encoding bifunctional dihydroneopterin aldolase/7,8-dihydroneopterin epimerase yields MDKVFIEQLEVITTIGVYDWEQEIKQKLVLDIEMAHDNRPAGKSDDVVDALDYAEVSAAVLAHIEGGRFLLVERVAEEIADLIMTRFNVPWIKIRLTKPGAVPQAKGVGVIIERGAA; encoded by the coding sequence ATGGATAAGGTATTTATCGAGCAGCTAGAAGTAATTACCACAATTGGTGTTTACGATTGGGAACAAGAAATAAAGCAAAAATTGGTGCTTGATATCGAGATGGCTCACGACAATCGCCCTGCAGGGAAAAGTGACGATGTGGTCGATGCTTTGGATTATGCCGAGGTGAGCGCCGCTGTATTAGCCCACATAGAAGGCGGGCGATTCCTTTTAGTTGAGCGAGTAGCAGAAGAGATTGCCGACCTAATCATGACCCGATTTAACGTGCCGTGGATTAAGATTCGTTTAACCAAACCTGGTGCGGTCCCTCAAGCAAAAGGTGTGGGCGTTATCATCGAGCGAGGCGCTGCATGA
- the tsaD gene encoding tRNA (adenosine(37)-N6)-threonylcarbamoyltransferase complex transferase subunit TsaD — protein MRIIGIETSCDETGIAIYDDEKGLLSHQLYSQVKLHADYGGVVPELASRDHVKKTIPLIKAAMAEANLTPKDIDGIAYTAGPGLVGALLVGATIGRSIAYAWDIPAVPVHHMEGHLLAPMLEDNPPPFPFVAVLVSGGHSMMVEVKGIGEYTILGESIDDAAGEAFDKTAKLMGLDYPGGPLLSKLAEKGTPGRFKFPRPMTDRPGLDMSFSGLKTFTANTIAANGDDEQTRADIALAFEEAVCATLTIKCKRALEQTGFKRIVIAGGVSANRRLRADLEQLAEKIGGEVYYPRTEFCTDNGAMIAYAGMQRLKNGEVADLSVQAKPRWPIDQLDPIN, from the coding sequence ATGCGTATTATCGGTATCGAAACCTCTTGTGATGAGACAGGCATTGCAATTTATGATGATGAGAAAGGATTGCTTTCCCATCAACTATATAGCCAGGTAAAACTGCACGCAGACTATGGCGGTGTGGTTCCTGAGTTGGCTTCTCGTGACCACGTTAAGAAGACCATTCCTCTGATTAAAGCGGCGATGGCAGAGGCCAATCTTACACCGAAGGATATCGATGGTATCGCATACACGGCTGGTCCGGGTTTAGTTGGTGCTCTGCTCGTTGGTGCTACGATCGGTCGTAGTATTGCGTATGCATGGGATATTCCGGCCGTTCCTGTTCATCATATGGAAGGTCATTTGCTGGCGCCGATGCTAGAAGACAACCCTCCGCCATTCCCATTTGTCGCGGTGCTTGTTTCTGGTGGGCACTCGATGATGGTGGAAGTGAAAGGGATTGGCGAATACACCATCCTAGGTGAGTCAATTGATGATGCGGCGGGTGAAGCGTTTGATAAAACGGCGAAACTAATGGGTTTGGATTATCCTGGTGGACCGCTCCTTTCTAAACTGGCTGAAAAGGGCACGCCAGGCCGATTTAAGTTTCCTCGTCCAATGACAGATCGTCCTGGACTTGATATGAGCTTTTCTGGTTTGAAGACGTTCACTGCCAATACTATCGCTGCCAATGGTGATGATGAGCAAACTCGAGCCGATATTGCTCTTGCGTTTGAAGAAGCGGTGTGTGCGACGTTAACGATTAAGTGTAAGCGTGCATTAGAGCAAACGGGCTTTAAACGTATTGTTATCGCTGGTGGCGTGAGTGCAAACCGTCGCTTACGTGCAGATTTAGAGCAGTTGGCCGAGAAAATTGGTGGGGAAGTTTATTATCCTCGAACAGAATTCTGTACCGACAATGGTGCCATGATTGCTTACGCAGGCATGCAGCGTTTGAAAAACGGTGAAGTCGCGGATCTTTCTGTACAAGCCAAGCCTCGTTGGCCCATTGATCAATTGGATCCGATCAACTAA
- a CDS encoding VCBS repeat-containing protein, producing the protein MHQGRSVLLPLSAILLLAGCGGGGGSDSSEASNVINNATRYSLSELETASKTLANKSYVGRTSTANLQLTSVQKAFNISFDDSLPDLAAVLVREAKSNVENNLSNGRYQCGFSGYVTFNQGISESSSEVASITYEACKAYQSSSEINGTTVISANDFSTHSNEYSIFFDKLSSTSEQVTFLISGMISSTGDSNQSGYNITQFVTVSVNGEQYKLESEHLYTPNTTNPDYSARSNVFIDSIGKLSLTYEGDHFYPLASSNDSVTISADKNGLLTYYRGAIRYAEDNNKDGNYEKGVWLSDLEVFTTGTLNEYQLVELDQLTIPPSANPPKMYASYVDTTTPVEVQPGHYSDLDTPTEDLVVSYRWYINDKIVPEVNGNVFPAYKAVFKDTLEVSMVVFDGSNYAESDRLSINIEDAPAQAKIENLPDTVNAGDYIEFNAVIYDPDLQHTSGVSASLISGPDGVSVGENGTMTWQVPSNPLFHTQNYTFTFSSPSTGSTVFSEQVEVHSADVAVLARSGIEVPKINHSMAIADFDNDGKNEILSTDGHSRVFLLKHTENGYQQSWMYPYSFGQDESVVQVLGSDVDNDGSKDILVVTSHHIWSISDLNALPKPLLTTENVIQSAFVGDIDNDDIDELVYLSLGSNQTITVVEYNRPLTPTFIFDVHSVKDIAFGNIDTDPQSELVTNTGLVYDLSTGLNEWYLGMGFGDHYVQVSDINNDHIEEIIGADLWGSIYVYSATDKTQLATLDRFNTCDLSSASFPNEKKSALLVGDCQWGNVTAFSLENNSLVELWTVPAQGHGSVSLIPGDADNDGQQELIWGTGITSSGEDSLITADITYSSISVNKGLTTHQFDSFSAAGWANMLQNDERAVFFVPQTGSGYDGSKVVTMTLDGEIDASDEISSNWDSSRIAVTADFNQDGAGDIFIPTSETYDGSFGVMQLHDSTIQYEITGDYDNDIHVIKAFDINKDGYEDAVYLDSNTLKAVDVQNQRLLATFTATSRIKDFDIVNMDGKIFIALFNSSYSFNQTSLLEYEGSRFKVISSNETACQRLAFINADKDSNKELACYNDNGRSLHLFNVSSTNLEEVSKTTLDYQIVDMIVNPMSNDQQTLLVTIPSSSHHYTSANDDLVMKSITSGGNSIWSSPPLVGSPQSHSMHARRSVHGELEVLLATNQAMYWLGRETVH; encoded by the coding sequence ATGCATCAGGGAAGATCGGTATTACTTCCTCTATCGGCGATTCTGTTATTGGCTGGGTGTGGCGGAGGTGGAGGTAGTGATTCATCAGAAGCTTCGAACGTTATTAACAATGCAACTCGCTATTCACTATCAGAGCTAGAGACTGCATCAAAAACACTGGCGAACAAAAGCTATGTAGGTCGCACTTCCACAGCTAACTTACAACTGACGTCGGTCCAGAAAGCGTTCAATATTAGCTTTGATGACTCATTGCCCGATCTAGCAGCGGTTCTAGTTAGGGAGGCAAAATCCAATGTGGAGAACAATCTTAGCAATGGTCGATACCAATGTGGGTTTAGCGGGTATGTAACATTCAATCAAGGGATCTCGGAGAGTTCATCTGAAGTCGCTTCAATCACATATGAAGCGTGTAAAGCTTACCAATCTTCATCAGAGATTAATGGTACAACCGTTATATCAGCAAACGACTTCAGTACGCACTCGAACGAATATTCAATCTTTTTTGACAAACTAAGCTCTACTTCTGAACAAGTAACATTCCTTATTTCCGGGATGATATCAAGCACGGGCGATAGCAACCAATCCGGATATAATATCACTCAGTTTGTCACCGTTTCAGTCAATGGAGAGCAATATAAGCTTGAGAGTGAACACCTCTATACTCCAAACACGACTAACCCAGACTACTCTGCTCGTAGCAATGTGTTTATTGACTCCATTGGGAAACTCTCTCTAACCTATGAAGGCGATCACTTCTACCCACTCGCCTCGTCAAATGATTCTGTGACAATTTCAGCTGACAAAAATGGATTGCTCACCTACTACCGTGGAGCCATTCGATACGCTGAAGATAACAACAAAGATGGAAATTACGAAAAAGGGGTCTGGTTAAGTGATCTTGAAGTGTTTACAACAGGCACACTCAACGAGTATCAATTAGTTGAACTGGACCAATTAACAATACCGCCTTCTGCTAATCCTCCGAAAATGTATGCATCTTATGTCGATACAACAACGCCTGTTGAGGTTCAGCCAGGCCATTACTCAGATTTAGATACACCAACTGAAGATCTCGTGGTCAGCTATCGCTGGTACATAAACGATAAAATAGTCCCTGAGGTAAACGGCAATGTTTTCCCTGCGTATAAGGCTGTGTTCAAAGATACACTCGAAGTTTCAATGGTGGTTTTTGATGGAAGTAACTATGCCGAATCTGACCGATTAAGTATCAATATAGAAGACGCTCCTGCACAAGCCAAGATAGAAAACTTACCTGACACCGTGAACGCTGGCGACTACATTGAGTTCAATGCTGTTATTTACGATCCTGATCTTCAACATACATCAGGGGTCAGCGCTTCCCTTATCTCCGGACCAGATGGCGTTAGTGTTGGTGAAAATGGCACGATGACTTGGCAAGTCCCTAGTAACCCTCTTTTCCATACTCAGAACTATACCTTTACGTTTTCCTCACCTTCTACCGGAAGCACGGTGTTTTCCGAGCAGGTTGAAGTTCATTCGGCTGATGTGGCGGTGCTGGCACGGTCAGGCATAGAAGTCCCTAAAATCAACCATTCGATGGCTATCGCTGACTTTGACAACGATGGAAAAAACGAAATTCTTTCCACAGATGGCCACAGTCGAGTGTTTTTGCTGAAACATACTGAGAACGGCTATCAGCAATCATGGATGTATCCATATTCATTTGGTCAAGATGAAAGTGTGGTTCAAGTTTTAGGAAGCGATGTTGATAATGATGGCTCCAAAGATATTTTGGTGGTGACATCTCATCACATCTGGTCCATTTCCGATCTCAATGCGTTACCGAAACCATTGCTCACAACCGAAAATGTTATTCAAAGTGCATTCGTGGGTGACATAGATAACGATGACATAGATGAGTTGGTCTATCTCAGCCTAGGAAGCAATCAAACGATTACTGTTGTTGAGTATAATAGACCTCTCACACCAACGTTTATTTTTGATGTCCACTCAGTCAAAGATATCGCTTTTGGCAACATTGATACTGATCCTCAATCCGAGCTAGTAACGAATACCGGTCTAGTCTATGACCTATCTACAGGCCTCAATGAGTGGTATTTAGGCATGGGTTTTGGTGATCATTACGTACAAGTCTCTGACATAAACAATGACCACATTGAGGAAATTATTGGTGCCGATCTTTGGGGTAGCATTTATGTCTACTCAGCAACTGACAAGACACAGCTCGCCACGCTAGATCGATTCAATACATGTGACTTAAGTTCGGCCTCTTTCCCTAATGAAAAGAAATCAGCGCTTTTGGTTGGAGACTGTCAGTGGGGAAACGTCACTGCGTTTAGCCTAGAAAACAACTCTCTAGTAGAGCTATGGACAGTTCCGGCTCAGGGACACGGGTCCGTATCCCTAATTCCAGGTGATGCAGACAACGATGGCCAACAAGAACTAATCTGGGGTACTGGTATAACAAGTTCTGGAGAGGATAGTCTAATTACTGCTGATATCACTTACTCCTCCATTAGCGTAAATAAAGGATTAACTACTCACCAGTTTGACAGTTTTAGTGCTGCGGGCTGGGCCAACATGCTGCAAAACGACGAAAGGGCAGTATTTTTCGTACCTCAAACAGGAAGTGGCTATGACGGTTCAAAAGTAGTAACAATGACACTTGATGGCGAAATTGACGCAAGTGATGAAATCTCTTCCAATTGGGACAGTTCGAGGATTGCAGTCACCGCCGACTTTAACCAAGATGGCGCGGGAGATATATTTATCCCAACCTCAGAGACTTACGATGGTTCGTTTGGAGTTATGCAATTGCACGACTCAACTATCCAGTATGAAATTACTGGTGACTACGACAATGATATTCATGTAATCAAGGCATTCGATATCAACAAGGATGGGTATGAAGATGCGGTTTACCTTGACTCAAACACCTTGAAAGCGGTCGATGTACAGAATCAACGCTTACTCGCTACTTTTACTGCGACGTCTAGAATCAAAGACTTTGACATAGTTAATATGGATGGCAAAATTTTTATCGCCCTGTTTAACTCGTCATATAGCTTTAACCAAACCTCGCTACTTGAGTATGAAGGCTCTAGGTTCAAAGTCATATCAAGTAACGAAACTGCATGCCAACGCCTAGCCTTTATTAATGCAGATAAAGACAGCAACAAAGAGTTGGCTTGCTATAACGATAACGGGAGAAGCTTACACCTTTTCAATGTCTCGAGTACAAACCTTGAAGAAGTGAGCAAAACGACACTGGATTACCAGATCGTCGATATGATTGTGAACCCTATGAGTAACGATCAACAGACTCTCTTAGTTACAATACCGAGTAGTTCACACCATTACACGTCCGCTAATGATGACTTGGTGATGAAAAGTATTACGAGTGGCGGTAACAGTATATGGTCTAGCCCTCCGCTAGTCGGCTCCCCTCAAAGCCACTCAATGCATGCTCGCCGCTCAGTTCACGGTGAACTTGAGGTGTTGCTTGCAACAAACCAAGCAATGTATTGGCTAGGTAGGGAAACAGTTCATTAA
- a CDS encoding GatB/YqeY domain-containing protein yields the protein MALIDTLKEEQKLAMKAKDKLRLGTIRLALSAIKQREVDEQITLNDDDILAVLTKMVKQRRDSVTQFEAAGRQDLADAEKAEITVLEDFMPQPLTEDEVAALVESAIAESGAAGMQDMGKVMGVLKPQIQGRADMGKVSGLVRAKLA from the coding sequence ATGGCTCTTATTGACACGCTCAAAGAAGAGCAAAAATTAGCGATGAAAGCCAAGGACAAATTGCGCCTTGGTACTATCCGTTTAGCTCTGTCTGCTATTAAGCAACGTGAAGTCGACGAACAGATTACTCTGAATGACGACGACATTCTTGCTGTGCTGACAAAAATGGTTAAACAACGTCGCGACTCTGTTACGCAATTTGAAGCTGCTGGTCGTCAAGATCTAGCAGACGCTGAGAAAGCTGAAATTACCGTACTTGAGGACTTTATGCCTCAACCGCTGACTGAAGATGAAGTCGCTGCACTAGTAGAAAGTGCAATTGCTGAATCAGGTGCTGCGGGCATGCAAGACATGGGTAAAGTAATGGGTGTTCTTAAGCCACAAATTCAAGGGCGTGCAGACATGGGTAAAGTAAGTGGTTTAGTTCGCGCTAAGCTGGCTTAA
- the rpsU gene encoding 30S ribosomal protein S21: MPVVKVRENEPFDVALRRFKRSCEKAGILSEVRRREHYEKPTTVRKRAKAAAQKRHAKKLARENARRVRLY, translated from the coding sequence ATGCCAGTAGTTAAAGTACGTGAAAACGAACCGTTCGACGTTGCTCTACGTCGTTTCAAACGCTCTTGCGAAAAAGCAGGTATCCTTTCTGAAGTGCGTCGTCGTGAGCACTACGAAAAACCAACTACAGTTCGCAAACGCGCTAAAGCAGCAGCTCAAAAGCGTCACGCTAAGAAGCTAGCTCGCGAAAACGCTCGTCGCGTTCGCCTGTACTAA
- a CDS encoding alpha/beta fold hydrolase: MERFLIDGREMAYLDVGTGPVVVFGHSYLWDSDMWAPQVEALSQHYRCIVPELWAHGESDAAPEQTRSLGDYAKQIVALMDHLDVEQFSLVGLSVGGMWGCEVVSLVPSRVTSLVLMDTFVGLEPEVTHAKYFGMLDAISTAKMIPEPIVEAVTPLFFARNVEQDNPELVRLFRSKLTGLTGEAAVETARVGRMVFGRRDQMEDIEKFALPVLVAVGQEDIPRPVLESYLMHDTISGSQLVEIPQAGHISNLEQAEFVTDMLKVFLDKHAK, translated from the coding sequence ATGGAAAGATTTTTGATAGATGGCCGAGAAATGGCGTATCTGGATGTGGGCACTGGCCCTGTTGTTGTTTTTGGTCACAGCTACCTTTGGGATAGTGACATGTGGGCCCCTCAAGTCGAAGCGCTGAGTCAACATTACCGTTGTATTGTGCCTGAGCTTTGGGCTCACGGCGAATCGGATGCCGCACCAGAGCAGACTCGTTCACTCGGCGATTACGCGAAGCAAATTGTCGCTCTGATGGATCATCTGGATGTAGAGCAGTTTTCTCTTGTGGGGCTGTCGGTTGGTGGCATGTGGGGCTGTGAAGTGGTTTCACTTGTGCCATCACGTGTGACGTCTTTGGTATTAATGGATACCTTTGTCGGTTTAGAGCCTGAAGTTACGCACGCTAAGTACTTTGGTATGTTAGATGCGATTAGCACTGCAAAAATGATTCCAGAGCCAATTGTTGAAGCCGTCACTCCGCTGTTTTTTGCCCGTAATGTTGAGCAAGATAATCCTGAGTTAGTACGTCTGTTCCGTTCTAAGCTGACGGGTTTAACGGGTGAAGCCGCGGTCGAAACCGCTCGAGTAGGCCGAATGGTATTTGGTCGCCGAGACCAGATGGAAGATATCGAGAAGTTTGCGTTGCCAGTATTAGTGGCTGTGGGGCAAGAAGATATACCTAGACCAGTGCTTGAGTCATACCTGATGCATGACACTATCTCAGGGTCGCAATTGGTTGAAATACCACAAGCCGGTCATATCTCCAACCTAGAACAAGCGGAGTTTGTCACGGATATGCTTAAGGTCTTTTTAGACAAGCATGCGAAATAG
- the dnaG gene encoding DNA primase, with product MAGHIPRSFIDDLLARLDIVDIIDARVKLKKKGKNYGACCPFHNEKTPSFSVSQEKQFYHCFGCGVHGNAIDFLMEYERLEFVEAIEELASFLGLDVPREQRQGGGFQSNQPQASTAQKRTLYDLMGSIAQFYRDQLKQSSSKIAIEYLKDRGLSGEIVQKFGIGYVADEWDLVRKNFGQQQQTQEMLVSGGMLIENDKGNRYDRFRGRVMFPIRDRRGRVIGFGGRVIGDGTPKYLNSPETPIFHKGKELYGLYEVMQAHREPSQILVVEGYMDVVALAQYGVDYSVASLGTSTTGDHIQLLFRQTNTVVCCYDGDRAGKEAAWRALENALQYLKTGNTLKFLFLPDGEDPDSYVRKFGKQAFEQQIEQATPLSSYLFDNLIEIHRLNLGTNEGKSALRAHASALIDKIPDPYFQELLEKLLDERTGFDNRLRQPRKKQVESRPQPHKEIKRTPMREVIALLIQNPSYAQMVPDLSTVRELTVPGLSLFVEVLEYCHSHPNITTGQLIEHWRNSSHEALLSRLAGWEIPLDDDNEQDIFLDSLDKILAQCVEKQIENLQAKERSVGLSTEERRELLALMLDLKA from the coding sequence ATGGCAGGACACATCCCTCGCAGCTTTATTGATGATCTACTTGCTCGACTTGATATTGTCGACATCATTGACGCACGAGTAAAACTTAAGAAAAAAGGCAAAAACTACGGTGCCTGTTGCCCATTCCACAACGAGAAAACCCCTTCGTTCAGCGTAAGCCAAGAGAAGCAGTTTTATCACTGTTTTGGTTGTGGCGTGCACGGCAATGCCATCGATTTTTTGATGGAATATGAACGCCTAGAGTTTGTTGAAGCGATTGAAGAACTCGCTTCATTTCTTGGTTTAGATGTTCCAAGAGAGCAGCGCCAAGGTGGTGGTTTTCAGTCCAATCAGCCCCAAGCGAGTACAGCGCAAAAACGTACTCTTTATGATCTTATGGGCAGTATTGCTCAGTTCTATCGCGATCAACTTAAGCAATCATCAAGTAAGATCGCCATCGAATACCTAAAAGATCGTGGCCTATCTGGCGAGATCGTACAAAAATTCGGTATCGGTTACGTGGCTGACGAATGGGATCTCGTCCGTAAGAATTTTGGGCAACAGCAACAAACACAGGAAATGCTCGTTTCTGGCGGTATGTTGATCGAAAACGACAAGGGCAATCGCTATGATCGTTTTCGTGGTCGAGTCATGTTCCCCATTCGAGATCGACGTGGTCGAGTGATCGGCTTTGGTGGCCGAGTAATTGGTGATGGCACACCAAAGTACTTAAACTCACCAGAAACCCCTATTTTCCATAAAGGCAAAGAGCTCTACGGCCTATATGAAGTGATGCAAGCCCATCGCGAACCAAGTCAGATCTTGGTGGTTGAAGGCTATATGGATGTGGTTGCTTTGGCCCAATATGGGGTGGACTACTCGGTCGCATCACTGGGCACATCAACAACGGGCGATCATATTCAGCTGCTATTCCGGCAAACGAACACTGTGGTGTGTTGTTACGATGGTGACCGAGCGGGGAAAGAAGCGGCATGGCGCGCGCTGGAAAATGCTCTTCAGTATTTGAAAACAGGCAATACGCTCAAGTTCCTATTTTTACCCGATGGTGAAGATCCGGACAGCTATGTAAGAAAGTTTGGTAAACAAGCTTTCGAGCAACAAATAGAACAGGCAACACCGCTCTCTAGCTACCTATTTGACAACTTAATCGAGATCCACCGATTAAACTTAGGAACCAATGAGGGTAAATCAGCGTTGAGGGCTCACGCCAGCGCACTGATCGATAAGATCCCAGACCCGTATTTCCAAGAGTTACTAGAAAAATTACTCGATGAGCGCACCGGTTTTGACAACCGACTTCGTCAACCTCGTAAAAAACAAGTAGAAAGTCGACCTCAGCCTCACAAAGAGATCAAGCGCACACCAATGCGCGAAGTGATCGCTTTGCTTATCCAAAATCCGAGCTATGCTCAAATGGTACCTGATCTCTCAACTGTGAGAGAGTTAACAGTACCAGGGCTAAGTTTATTTGTGGAGGTGCTTGAATATTGTCACTCGCATCCCAATATAACAACGGGCCAGTTGATAGAACATTGGCGCAACAGCAGCCATGAGGCTCTACTGTCTCGTCTCGCAGGGTGGGAAATCCCCCTCGACGATGACAACGAACAAGATATATTTTTAGACTCATTGGACAAAATTCTTGCCCAGTGCGTTGAAAAACAAATTGAAAACCTGCAGGCCAAAGAAAGAAGTGTCGGTTTATCAACCGAAGAAAGAAGGGAGCTGCTAGCGCTCATGCTAGATTTAAAAGCGTAA